One region of Sulfurisphaera ohwakuensis genomic DNA includes:
- a CDS encoding glycerophosphodiester phosphodiesterase has protein sequence MICIGHRGASAYEPENTIRAFKRAIEMGCKGIEMDLRKTKDGKIIVIHDETVDRTTNGKGKVSEMTIDEIKKLDSHGEKIPLLSEVLSEVKADLYLLEIKESGYEEQIVSEVKSFNLLDSVIFISFNYDSLKKIKESGGKRIGLIYSSLPSPIKIAKSIGAYAMLPKYNLLNRTEVHELKRNKFFLIPWVVNDVSILEKMVYYGVDAIATDKPDIMKQLKIILSKK, from the coding sequence ATGATTTGCATAGGACATAGAGGAGCATCAGCTTATGAGCCAGAGAATACTATAAGGGCTTTTAAACGAGCTATTGAAATGGGTTGTAAAGGAATAGAAATGGATCTAAGAAAGACAAAAGATGGAAAGATAATTGTTATTCATGACGAAACTGTGGATAGGACTACAAACGGTAAAGGAAAAGTGAGTGAAATGACTATAGACGAGATTAAGAAACTTGACTCTCACGGAGAAAAAATACCTTTACTTTCTGAAGTATTAAGTGAGGTAAAAGCAGATCTCTATCTATTAGAAATAAAAGAAAGCGGATATGAGGAGCAGATTGTGAGTGAGGTAAAAAGTTTCAATCTATTAGATTCCGTTATATTCATTTCGTTTAATTATGATTCGTTAAAGAAAATTAAGGAAAGCGGAGGAAAAAGGATAGGACTAATTTATTCTTCCCTTCCTTCACCGATAAAGATTGCTAAGAGTATTGGTGCTTATGCTATGTTGCCTAAATACAATCTGTTGAATAGAACAGAAGTTCATGAACTGAAAAGAAATAAGTTCTTCCTAATACCATGGGTAGTTAATGACGTTAGTATTTTGGAAAAGATGGTTTACTATGGTGTTGATGCAATAGCTACAGATAAACCAGATATTATGAAACAACTAAAAATCATTCTTTCCAAAAAGTGA
- a CDS encoding metallophosphoesterase family protein: MGLFRRKAEPQVDKKQMIKILYTSDLHGSDIVFKKFLNAGLQFKVDAFIIGGDLAGKALFAIVDLGNGRYKLDNQEFGRDGLQKVIDEIRNQGNYYTIVDQKEFEEMQSNKKIVDEKFKQAMSEVVRGWIKIAEEKLKGTNIPIYVNLGNDDPEFLFDVIAESDIMHKAEGEVIRIGDHEMVSYGYVNPTPWHTPREQDEETLYKNLKEIVNKVEDQSKAIYNFHAPPFNTHLDNAPLLDENLKPVVKGGEIVFTHVGSKSVRKIIEEYQPLVGLHGHIHESRGFDKIGRTMVFNPGSEYSEGILHSLYLVLEGDKIKTYMFRNG; the protein is encoded by the coding sequence GTGGGGCTTTTTAGAAGAAAAGCTGAACCTCAAGTTGACAAAAAACAAATGATAAAAATCTTATATACAAGTGATTTACACGGCTCTGATATTGTATTTAAAAAGTTCTTGAATGCTGGATTACAGTTCAAAGTCGATGCCTTCATAATAGGGGGCGATTTAGCTGGAAAAGCATTATTTGCGATTGTTGATCTAGGCAATGGAAGATACAAGCTAGATAACCAAGAATTTGGAAGGGATGGTTTACAAAAAGTTATTGATGAAATCAGAAATCAGGGAAACTATTATACTATAGTTGATCAGAAGGAGTTTGAAGAGATGCAAAGTAATAAGAAGATTGTAGATGAGAAATTCAAACAAGCTATGAGTGAAGTTGTCAGAGGATGGATAAAAATTGCGGAGGAGAAACTTAAAGGAACAAACATACCTATTTACGTAAATTTAGGCAATGACGACCCAGAATTCTTATTTGATGTTATAGCTGAAAGCGATATAATGCATAAAGCCGAAGGAGAGGTAATAAGAATAGGCGATCATGAGATGGTATCTTATGGCTATGTTAATCCAACTCCTTGGCACACACCAAGAGAACAAGATGAAGAAACACTTTATAAAAATTTAAAGGAAATAGTAAATAAGGTAGAAGATCAAAGTAAAGCTATTTATAACTTTCATGCTCCACCATTTAATACACATCTTGATAATGCACCACTCTTAGATGAAAATCTTAAACCAGTAGTAAAAGGAGGAGAAATAGTATTTACTCATGTAGGTTCAAAGAGTGTTAGAAAGATAATAGAGGAATATCAACCACTAGTTGGGCTTCACGGACATATACACGAATCCAGAGGATTTGATAAGATAGGTAGGACAATGGTATTTAATCCAGGCAGTGAATATAGTGAAGGCATACTTCATTCACTATATTTAGTTCTTGAAGGGGACAAAATAAAAACATATATGTTTAGGAACGGATAA
- a CDS encoding RNA-guided endonuclease InsQ/TnpB family protein has product MPNVGFRFRAYVDDQTIRALKAQLRLACEMYNTLRWADIYFYQRDGKGLTQTELRQLALDLRKQDKEYQQLYSQVVQQIADRYYDARDRFFKGLAHFPKEKKPHKYYSLVYPQSGWKILESREIRTKSRKNKKKLVLLRLSNLGVFKVIVHRDFPLDKVKRVVVKLTRSERVYVSFIVEGVGFSQLPKTGKVVAIDVGVEKLLTTSDGFYFPNLRPYEKALEKIRKLHKVLSRKEFLSKNWFKAKVKLARAYEHLKNLRQDFYMKLGKWFAQHYDVVVMEDIDVKQLVEESERKLRMRLHDVAFHELKRILGYQLEKYGKKLLLINPAYTSKMCAKCGYVKRELTLTDRVFSCPKCGWVTDRDYNACLNILKRSGWEPSLVPVELHPLPVAKSYGQGGAMKQEAPPFRAG; this is encoded by the coding sequence ATGCCCAACGTAGGGTTCCGCTTTCGTGCATATGTTGACGATCAAACAATTAGGGCGTTAAAAGCCCAGTTGAGGTTAGCATGTGAGATGTACAACACCCTACGCTGGGCAGATATCTATTTCTACCAAAGGGACGGAAAGGGTCTTACACAAACGGAGTTAAGACAGCTCGCTCTAGATCTAAGAAAGCAAGATAAGGAGTACCAACAACTCTACTCACAAGTAGTACAGCAAATTGCCGATCGTTATTACGATGCTAGGGATAGGTTCTTCAAAGGTCTAGCACACTTTCCTAAGGAGAAGAAACCCCATAAGTACTACTCTCTTGTTTACCCACAAAGTGGGTGGAAAATACTTGAGAGCAGGGAAATAAGGACTAAGAGTAGGAAGAATAAGAAGAAGCTGGTGTTATTGAGGTTATCAAATCTCGGCGTGTTTAAGGTCATTGTTCATAGGGACTTCCCGCTTGACAAAGTAAAGAGGGTGGTAGTTAAGCTAACACGTTCAGAGAGAGTATATGTCTCCTTCATAGTTGAAGGTGTTGGATTCTCTCAACTTCCAAAGACTGGTAAGGTAGTTGCAATAGATGTTGGGGTAGAGAAACTCCTAACCACGAGTGATGGATTCTATTTCCCTAACTTGAGACCTTATGAGAAGGCACTTGAGAAGATAAGGAAACTCCACAAGGTTCTCTCGAGGAAAGAGTTCTTGTCGAAAAATTGGTTTAAAGCAAAAGTGAAGTTAGCTAGGGCTTATGAACACTTGAAGAACTTGAGACAAGACTTCTATATGAAGTTGGGTAAGTGGTTTGCACAACATTATGACGTTGTAGTAATGGAGGACATAGATGTTAAACAATTGGTGGAGGAGTCAGAAAGGAAGTTGAGGATGAGGTTGCACGATGTTGCATTCCATGAGTTGAAGAGAATACTAGGATATCAGTTGGAAAAATATGGAAAGAAATTGTTGTTAATAAACCCAGCATATACTTCAAAGATGTGTGCCAAGTGCGGGTACGTAAAGAGAGAGTTAACTTTGACTGACCGTGTGTTCAGCTGTCCTAAGTGTGGTTGGGTTACTGATCGTGACTATAACGCTTGCTTAAACATATTGAAGAGATCGGGGTGGGAGCCATCCTTAGTGCCTGTGGAGCTCCACCCTCTACCCGTAGCGAAAAGCTACGGGCAAGGTGGGGCTATGAAGCAGGAAGCTCCGCCCTTCAGGGCGGGGTAG
- a CDS encoding alpha/beta hydrolase family protein — MRSLVIHGKGSSPEKVEWLAKPLRSFGEVIVPDFEIEVKEGVEKALQYNFDCIAGHSRGGTIALIVGALRGSCVIAVSAPSDRRKQKEYLSKFPQGTIQHKIYEDLIKLPDYEFDYSPLKYADKLKDVLLIHGENDEIVSKEHSIVMCEEIKKYGGNCELHIIPNMKHTPLGQQYSTIWNIIENWIRKRLQNSSQ, encoded by the coding sequence ATGAGAAGTCTAGTTATTCATGGAAAGGGCTCTTCACCAGAGAAAGTAGAGTGGTTAGCTAAACCATTAAGGTCTTTTGGTGAGGTTATTGTACCCGATTTTGAAATTGAAGTAAAAGAAGGTGTTGAAAAAGCTTTACAATATAATTTTGACTGTATTGCTGGCCATTCAAGAGGAGGAACTATTGCACTAATTGTTGGAGCGTTGAGAGGTAGTTGTGTTATTGCAGTTTCAGCACCTTCAGATAGGAGAAAGCAAAAGGAGTATCTTTCTAAGTTTCCTCAAGGAACTATACAACATAAGATTTACGAAGATTTAATAAAACTACCAGACTACGAATTCGATTACTCACCTCTAAAATATGCTGACAAATTAAAAGACGTATTGTTAATTCACGGAGAGAATGATGAGATAGTATCTAAGGAGCATTCAATTGTAATGTGCGAGGAGATAAAGAAATATGGCGGCAATTGCGAACTGCATATTATCCCCAATATGAAGCATACGCCACTAGGGCAGCAATATTCAACAATCTGGAATATAATAGAAAATTGGATAAGAAAAAGATTACAGAACTCCAGTCAGTAA
- a CDS encoding thioesterase family protein, with product MKVGESLEKTFIVKPEHSASAVSSGAVNVLSTPIMIAFMEDVSFTLAQKYLEKDKTTVGYHVDVKHLAPAPIGSEVRVKSTLIEINGKKLKFKVEAYYKDKKIGEGIHERVIVDFNEFMKRVNE from the coding sequence GTGAAAGTTGGAGAATCGTTAGAAAAAACTTTTATAGTAAAGCCTGAGCATTCGGCATCTGCTGTCTCAAGCGGTGCAGTTAACGTATTATCTACCCCAATAATGATAGCATTTATGGAAGATGTATCCTTTACCTTGGCTCAAAAATATTTAGAGAAAGATAAGACTACTGTAGGGTATCACGTTGATGTTAAGCATTTAGCTCCAGCACCTATTGGAAGTGAGGTTAGAGTGAAATCAACATTAATTGAAATAAATGGTAAGAAGCTTAAATTTAAGGTTGAGGCATATTATAAGGATAAGAAGATTGGTGAAGGAATTCATGAAAGAGTCATTGTGGATTTTAATGAGTTTATGAAGAGGGTTAATGAATGA
- a CDS encoding DUF3834 domain-containing protein: protein MLITAPFAGPVSFPLLVAKVLSKVNFELKNSCETNEIGDVVLDSITNVARLRLKGYRIVAGVFVKMYSLIGNKNSEVIYTIRQGTLADYNARLYAKLTNKKEVVNTTPEDALKRAEEGKLALVGIEVKLGELFEDEMMKLNHFVPQCVIYSKTYPTEVIEAYEEGIRLMRERPEESALIISSASKYYSLQVMKNIIHVYNHRLTTKGDDLSKSIELYSLVKPEVKDLEIY, encoded by the coding sequence ATGTTAATTACTGCACCTTTTGCAGGCCCGGTTTCGTTCCCCTTATTAGTTGCTAAAGTACTAAGTAAAGTAAACTTTGAATTAAAAAACAGTTGTGAAACAAATGAGATTGGAGACGTTGTTCTTGATTCAATTACAAATGTGGCAAGACTCAGGTTAAAAGGGTATAGAATCGTAGCGGGAGTATTCGTTAAAATGTACTCGTTAATAGGCAATAAGAACTCTGAGGTAATTTACACTATTAGGCAAGGGACTTTAGCTGACTATAATGCTAGACTTTATGCAAAATTAACTAACAAAAAGGAAGTGGTTAATACTACTCCAGAAGATGCTCTAAAGAGGGCAGAAGAGGGGAAATTAGCATTAGTCGGTATTGAAGTCAAATTAGGAGAGCTATTCGAGGATGAAATGATGAAACTTAACCATTTTGTACCACAATGTGTTATTTATTCAAAAACCTATCCAACAGAAGTAATTGAGGCTTATGAAGAGGGCATTAGACTAATGAGGGAAAGACCAGAAGAGTCTGCATTAATTATCTCTTCGGCAAGCAAATACTATTCACTGCAAGTAATGAAGAATATTATTCATGTTTATAATCACAGATTAACTACAAAGGGAGATGATTTAAGTAAGAGTATTGAATTATATAGTTTAGTTAAACCGGAAGTGAAAGACCTTGAAATTTACTAA
- a CDS encoding MBL fold metallo-hydrolase, with product MKFTKNIEVIPGSPNTLIYDNRVVIDLGGKNSSLDINAEVQLATHGHSDHIAGLLKKANVKYLPKEDYWALTLMGRRAMIYGFSSKDSPLFTYDFIKDNLSEDFKDVEIQKIKMPGHTPGHTVYIVDSVLYAGDAFFGQKVLENFGVPFYTDFWEALNSLYKIKELIKSVDYVVIAHGPIYTNKRKMEELLDFNISFNEKLVQKVKDLITGNEMTAEEVTYRISRNRDVANILLNSVTIKSILFQVAKNIRVSEKGILFST from the coding sequence TTGAAATTTACTAAAAATATAGAAGTTATCCCTGGAAGTCCTAATACTTTAATTTATGATAATAGAGTTGTAATAGACCTTGGTGGTAAAAATTCAAGCCTCGATATAAATGCTGAAGTCCAATTAGCAACTCATGGACATAGTGATCATATTGCTGGATTATTAAAAAAGGCTAATGTTAAGTATTTACCGAAAGAAGATTACTGGGCTTTAACATTAATGGGAAGAAGGGCTATGATTTACGGCTTTAGTTCTAAAGATTCACCTTTGTTCACATATGATTTCATAAAAGATAACTTGAGTGAAGATTTTAAAGATGTAGAAATACAGAAAATAAAAATGCCCGGACATACTCCTGGTCATACAGTTTACATAGTAGATAGTGTGCTTTACGCTGGTGATGCGTTCTTTGGGCAAAAAGTGCTTGAAAATTTTGGAGTGCCTTTTTATACTGACTTTTGGGAGGCGTTAAATTCTCTTTATAAAATAAAAGAGTTGATTAAGAGTGTTGATTATGTTGTTATCGCTCATGGTCCAATTTATACTAATAAGAGAAAGATGGAAGAGTTATTAGATTTTAATATCTCTTTTAATGAAAAGTTAGTTCAAAAAGTCAAGGATCTAATTACTGGAAATGAAATGACTGCTGAGGAGGTAACTTATCGCATTTCTAGAAATAGAGACGTTGCAAATATTCTTTTAAACTCGGTTACTATAAAGTCTATTCTATTTCAAGTAGCTAAAAACATTAGGGTTAGTGAGAAAGGAATTTTATTTTCAACTTGA
- a CDS encoding PaREP1 family protein, whose protein sequence is MEMDLYKIGEEYVEARIIESLSDLFLSLTLWKEGYTRNSAGKAFSGVKALLSAFIVTNEDKLLSLAKDDREREWIKKKAHIVPTHSMYGLARMLENIGIDIINLVRIALDLHEYQYNGFEPGFSVYSKKEEVFKDLITVVKESKKIIHTYFPKYEVKEISEKIDELLKEMQG, encoded by the coding sequence ATGGAAATGGATCTATATAAGATTGGAGAAGAATACGTTGAAGCTAGAATAATTGAGAGTTTGTCGGATCTCTTTCTTTCCCTCACATTATGGAAGGAAGGATATACAAGAAACTCTGCTGGAAAAGCTTTCAGTGGTGTGAAAGCACTACTAAGTGCTTTTATAGTAACTAATGAAGATAAATTACTTAGTCTAGCTAAAGATGATCGGGAGAGAGAGTGGATTAAAAAGAAGGCACATATAGTTCCAACTCACAGTATGTATGGTTTAGCACGAATGTTAGAGAATATAGGAATTGATATTATAAATCTTGTAAGGATAGCGTTAGATCTTCATGAATATCAGTATAATGGATTTGAACCAGGTTTTAGCGTATACAGTAAAAAGGAGGAAGTATTTAAGGATTTAATTACCGTCGTAAAGGAGAGCAAAAAGATAATACACACCTATTTCCCTAAGTACGAGGTTAAGGAAATATCGGAAAAGATTGATGAGCTATTAAAGGAAATGCAAGGATAA
- a CDS encoding cbb3-type cytochrome c oxidase subunit I, whose protein sequence is MNGLIKFIVNLFQLDKDWITKITMAMIVLSIIWGLLGIIDALMVRIQEASWGLMQLLPLTPQEYYASITLHGMRDLFGFAQQLEFAIFTYFTFKMLNIQPRAKWIYNLAFILFNIAFMLLEGPILITAAQGFDNYFSAEGWYYLSPLGIPNYSLYVVSPLWYYGWMLIDIATYMQTIWLIYHYYVASKTTKEKLPIFLVFVLMDILLYAIGYSGETVANVWDILAFAGIVGLNVIANQIAFGILWHAVVYMAWLPAVAAMYLLIPTLANKPLYSDRMGRVAAVLYLIFSNNVPIHHLYMVDLPIAIKVLTEILTYGVVLPSLMTFLNLWATAKGAQVSWNILTAFTVMSFTGSIFSGVTGISNATITFDAVIHETMWVVGHFHGFILLSIVPAGFAILYLMIPMMTGRQWYSTKLMWIHFWGYLVGASMVVIGFDELGLTGLLRRDETYPLTSTFISGEVLSTVGAIIADLATVVWLFNVILTLIRGRTTVVSSLQDSINIVMAQSTVSRIEIEKIARKLKI, encoded by the coding sequence ATGAACGGTTTAATAAAATTCATCGTGAACCTGTTCCAGTTAGATAAAGACTGGATCACAAAAATAACAATGGCTATGATTGTGCTAAGTATCATATGGGGATTACTAGGAATTATTGACGCTTTAATGGTTAGAATACAGGAGGCATCTTGGGGTTTGATGCAATTATTACCCCTAACGCCACAAGAGTATTATGCCTCTATAACACTTCATGGTATGAGAGATTTATTTGGTTTTGCACAGCAACTAGAGTTTGCAATTTTCACTTATTTTACGTTTAAAATGTTAAATATACAGCCAAGGGCAAAGTGGATATACAACCTCGCATTTATACTTTTCAACATTGCGTTTATGTTACTTGAAGGACCTATTCTAATAACAGCAGCTCAAGGATTTGATAACTATTTTTCTGCAGAAGGCTGGTATTATTTATCGCCCCTTGGAATCCCTAATTACTCACTTTATGTAGTTTCACCATTATGGTATTATGGTTGGATGTTAATTGACATAGCGACATATATGCAGACTATTTGGCTGATCTATCATTATTACGTTGCAAGTAAAACTACTAAGGAAAAGTTACCGATCTTTTTAGTATTTGTGTTAATGGATATATTACTCTATGCTATAGGTTACTCTGGTGAAACTGTAGCTAATGTTTGGGATATATTAGCTTTTGCCGGTATTGTTGGATTAAATGTAATTGCTAACCAAATTGCATTTGGAATCCTATGGCATGCAGTAGTTTATATGGCTTGGCTGCCAGCCGTTGCTGCAATGTATTTATTAATTCCAACTTTAGCTAATAAACCTCTCTACAGTGACAGAATGGGTAGAGTTGCAGCAGTACTTTACTTAATTTTCTCTAACAACGTGCCCATTCACCATTTATATATGGTCGATTTGCCAATAGCAATAAAGGTCCTTACTGAGATACTTACTTATGGGGTAGTTTTACCTTCATTAATGACATTCCTTAACTTATGGGCTACAGCTAAAGGTGCACAAGTTTCATGGAATATTCTTACAGCATTTACTGTTATGTCATTTACTGGTTCAATTTTCTCTGGCGTAACTGGAATCTCTAATGCAACAATAACTTTTGATGCTGTAATCCATGAAACTATGTGGGTTGTCGGTCATTTTCATGGTTTTATCTTACTCTCTATAGTCCCAGCTGGTTTTGCAATACTATATTTAATGATACCAATGATGACTGGAAGGCAATGGTATTCTACAAAGTTAATGTGGATTCACTTCTGGGGCTATTTAGTTGGAGCATCAATGGTAGTTATAGGGTTTGATGAACTAGGGCTAACTGGTTTATTAAGAAGAGATGAGACTTATCCTTTGACCTCTACGTTCATTTCTGGTGAAGTTTTATCAACTGTAGGTGCAATAATAGCTGATTTAGCTACAGTTGTATGGTTATTTAATGTTATTTTAACTTTAATAAGAGGAAGGACTACTGTGGTTTCAAGTTTACAAGATTCAATTAATATCGTTATGGCTCAATCTACCGTATCTAGAATAGAAATTGAAAAAATAGCAAGGAAATTAAAGATTTAA
- a CDS encoding carbonic anhydrase, giving the protein MVKVIISCMDYRLTEEIQKRADNNTLIFRNAGANVNEFINRLKEIKPDEIIYLPHTDCAAMKLVFNVIKNNDKVNEEAENKLVKQFRKVKFETLEELERINASINEEMLKQITNNIKTELIDVSKLKWPNRITKVYFYLPNMRAKEVGAYILQSSSLSDVSADIYIAKEKLGFKEIYDCSSGNCKQI; this is encoded by the coding sequence ATGGTAAAGGTAATAATCTCTTGTATGGATTACAGATTAACTGAAGAAATACAAAAAAGAGCTGATAATAATACATTAATATTTAGGAACGCTGGTGCCAATGTGAATGAGTTTATAAATAGATTAAAGGAGATTAAACCAGATGAAATAATATATTTACCACATACTGATTGCGCTGCAATGAAACTAGTGTTCAATGTTATAAAAAACAATGATAAAGTAAATGAAGAAGCGGAAAATAAGTTAGTTAAACAATTCAGAAAAGTTAAGTTTGAGACATTAGAGGAATTAGAGAGAATAAATGCCTCAATAAATGAGGAGATGTTAAAACAAATTACTAATAATATCAAGACGGAGTTAATAGATGTTAGTAAATTAAAATGGCCTAATAGAATAACAAAAGTCTATTTCTATCTACCAAATATGAGAGCAAAAGAAGTTGGTGCATATATATTACAATCATCCTCGCTAAGTGATGTTTCTGCTGATATTTATATAGCTAAAGAAAAGTTGGGATTTAAGGAAATTTATGATTGTTCATCTGGTAATTGTAAGCAAATTTAA
- a CDS encoding DUF4898 domain-containing protein, translated as MINLDSYVEANIKDMIKIVGCNECYLYKFNLILDYSKFLNFIISDKKTLAIIFPSGRSDREALISMSKNIARSKNISLYAFLSDLLREDSFIICYRR; from the coding sequence ATGATTAACCTAGACAGTTATGTTGAAGCAAACATTAAGGACATGATAAAAATAGTTGGTTGTAATGAATGTTATTTATATAAATTTAATTTAATTTTGGATTATTCAAAATTTTTAAATTTTATCATCTCTGATAAAAAGACTTTAGCTATTATTTTCCCTTCTGGTAGAAGTGATCGTGAAGCGCTTATATCGATGTCTAAAAATATTGCAAGAAGCAAGAATATATCACTCTATGCTTTTCTAAGCGATCTATTAAGAGAAGATAGTTTCATAATCTGTTATAGGAGATAG
- a CDS encoding RsmB/NOP family class I SAM-dependent RNA methyltransferase yields the protein MKIHNDFSHMNRKIEAFSLAIDLIKKMKIQPEKAFDISFRKLKLKDNRETLYQEFLRVIKNYYYYSELYPDKEIEEIIAYSLKEDKIALPQWVKERLSYIKLDDFSKLFHKKTWIRVNTLKVNVKEAISSLMKKGFELVRDDFDFLFQVTRSPFRISKTEEFQKGEIVIQDKASVYVVTVLDPKPYERILEVGSAPGMKTSLIQQLTNNKAYVIALDISEKRIQVQRELMEKMGVENYELIVADGENLPIKEVDKILIDAPCSNSGTINADPSVFLRLNKNEVIKLSRLQKEIVREASKLRKPVIYSTCSLFPEEGEKIVEEYSDYLIKLTDDPTHYGYMRSKVWLRVMRFYPHIHGTEGFFISKLDFSK from the coding sequence ATGAAAATACACAATGATTTTTCCCATATGAACAGAAAAATAGAAGCTTTTTCTCTTGCTATAGATCTTATCAAGAAAATGAAAATTCAGCCCGAAAAAGCATTTGATATTTCTTTTAGAAAACTGAAACTAAAAGATAATAGAGAAACTTTGTATCAAGAATTTTTGCGAGTGATTAAAAATTATTACTACTATTCAGAGCTATATCCTGATAAAGAAATAGAAGAGATTATAGCATACTCGCTTAAAGAAGACAAGATAGCATTACCACAATGGGTTAAGGAAAGATTGTCCTACATAAAATTGGATGATTTCTCGAAACTTTTTCACAAAAAAACCTGGATTAGGGTTAATACTTTAAAAGTTAATGTTAAAGAGGCCATTAGTTCGTTAATGAAAAAAGGCTTTGAACTAGTAAGAGATGACTTTGACTTTCTATTTCAAGTAACTCGTTCTCCTTTTAGAATATCTAAGACAGAAGAGTTTCAGAAAGGCGAAATTGTAATACAGGATAAGGCTAGCGTTTATGTTGTTACAGTACTTGATCCTAAACCTTATGAAAGAATTTTAGAAGTAGGTAGTGCTCCGGGAATGAAGACTTCTTTAATACAACAGTTAACTAATAATAAAGCTTATGTCATAGCCCTAGATATTTCTGAAAAAAGGATACAAGTTCAAAGGGAACTAATGGAAAAAATGGGTGTAGAAAATTATGAGCTAATCGTGGCTGATGGAGAAAATTTACCAATAAAAGAAGTTGACAAAATCCTAATTGATGCTCCGTGTAGTAATAGTGGTACTATAAACGCTGATCCAAGCGTTTTCTTAAGATTAAATAAGAACGAGGTGATTAAACTTTCGAGATTACAAAAGGAAATTGTAAGAGAAGCTTCAAAGTTGCGTAAACCAGTAATATACTCAACATGTTCTCTATTTCCAGAAGAAGGAGAAAAAATAGTAGAGGAATATTCAGATTATTTAATTAAGCTTACTGATGATCCTACACATTACGGCTATATGAGAAGTAAAGTTTGGTTAAGAGTAATGAGATTTTACCCTCATATTCATGGTACTGAAGGATTTTTTATATCTAAATTAGATTTTTCTAAATGA
- a CDS encoding TenA family protein, whose product MMRLSEFLRENSPWEEYVNHEFVREMIDGTLPQKKFRYYLLQDAKYVEEMLRALLRASALAPLDKSLKLLHVILSSRDKGTEVNNYLYSRLGITQDEIRRTKMNDVNYAYTRHLNYWAERSWEFFLVAWTPCMWGYFEIGRKVVNSTNDLYKAWASFYSSDDYKKRVDIILENLNSIEVDKDLASEIFNRSVKYEIQFWDSALTI is encoded by the coding sequence ATGATGAGGCTTTCAGAATTCTTAAGGGAAAACTCACCTTGGGAGGAATATGTTAACCATGAATTTGTAAGAGAAATGATTGACGGTACACTTCCACAGAAAAAATTCAGATATTATTTACTGCAAGATGCTAAATATGTTGAAGAAATGTTAAGAGCTCTACTTAGGGCTTCTGCTCTGGCTCCCCTAGATAAATCATTGAAATTATTACATGTAATTTTATCAAGTAGAGATAAAGGAACGGAAGTTAATAATTATCTTTACTCAAGACTTGGGATAACTCAAGATGAGATTAGAAGGACTAAAATGAATGATGTAAATTATGCTTATACTAGGCATTTAAACTATTGGGCAGAAAGAAGTTGGGAATTCTTTCTAGTTGCATGGACTCCTTGCATGTGGGGTTATTTCGAGATAGGTAGAAAAGTAGTAAATTCTACTAACGACCTATATAAAGCTTGGGCTTCTTTCTATTCCTCAGATGATTACAAAAAGAGAGTTGATATAATATTAGAAAATCTAAACTCAATTGAAGTAGATAAGGATTTAGCCTCAGAAATATTTAACAGAAGTGTAAAGTATGAAATACAATTTTGGGATTCAGCATTAACGATTTAA